Proteins found in one Magnolia sinica isolate HGM2019 chromosome 5, MsV1, whole genome shotgun sequence genomic segment:
- the LOC131247313 gene encoding ATPase 10, plasma membrane-type-like — translation MVVLLAARALRLENQDAIDTAIVNMLTDPKEARPNLTKVHFLPFNPVDKQTAITYIDSDSNWYRASKGAPEQVFIDFE, via the exons ATGGTCGTCTTGCTTGCAGCCAGAGCCTTGAGACTGGAGAACCAAGATGCCATTGATACAGCCATCGTTAATATGCTTACTGATCCAAAGGAG GCCCGGCCAAATCTCACAAAAGTACATTTTCTGCCCTTCAATCCCGTCGACAAGCAGACTGCAATTACATACATTGATTCTGACAGTAATTGGTATCGAGCTAGCAAAGGAGCTCCTGAAcaggtatttatagactttgaaTAA